In the Octopus bimaculoides isolate UCB-OBI-ISO-001 chromosome 18, ASM119413v2, whole genome shotgun sequence genome, one interval contains:
- the LOC106867128 gene encoding uncharacterized protein LOC106867128 — protein sequence MRNVSCMCNPTELKRHIQHFVHRMQFSGYSLQNGTKTQNINTGDTKKGTTKHPDRRYKENKDGSLRVFFPQSSSRLSLQFRLVILEITPIRPAPRKKTKLRALDSLEESSECIRKHPYILLYFLRHGNKEVFSCKGIKYAVDYFKKRGHKKIVVFVPHWRKEASRKDAPIIDQEILTELEKERILIFTPARMIKGKRVACYDDRYILKVADENNGIVVSNDNYRDLLNENNGFKKVVEERLLMYSFVEDKFMPPDDPLGRHGPSLDNFLRKTPTAPETLPPNCPYGKKCTYGNKCKFYHPERGNMPHKTVTEKLAEQYKQQEKVLEAEKNKMQLKSKGKSPLSRSKSRYADGGDVPQLSAEEQEEKQRLAKEYNEKLDRSRREITRFTEQTEAKEKAAANKNISEVHLSQHSLSNLDSGNQGNKAVHFEMFNSPSLDKFNKSTKHQQEFSTCDHLDINRAHSLPAQIQSENFVSGHLQLAKSLSGEEIEAKKKTQNSPQSSPQHPPLCRQSSVYVDTEHHIKANPSMTHKLPTCNQFVQDMLPNLFQNHQGDCIFIPDTMSPSYSYTGCESFSFPSTSYPYGVSDKMILGQAFTPSVTRQISLPNTRGQERYSPSYQVQVPDKGQQGFYETIPSSPSCLSPAYSCSVTSNNNVSFPSFIMPQQLKVLPPARRFYSPSCYTPTQQQSLPQQHMQQQQQNPVMSPVMSTASWPLDNTSYSDMLVHPTMGQIHPRYSK from the exons atgcgaaatgtcTCCTGCATGTGCAACCCTACAGAATTAAAGcgacatatacaacatttcgttcacCGCATGCAATTCTCAGGTTACAGCC ttcaaaatgggacaaaaacgcaaaacatcaacacaggtgatacaaaaaaggggacaacaaaacatccagatagacgatacaaagaaaacaaggatgggtcactcagagttttctttcctcagtcgagttccagattatctttgcaatttcggctggttatacttgagattacTCCAATCagaccagccccaaggaaaaaaactaagctaagagcattagattccttggaagaaagcagtgaatgtatacgaaaacatccttacattcttttatattttctcaggCATGGTAACAAGGAGGTGTTTTCTTGCAAAGGGATTAAGTATGCTGTTGATTATTTCAAAAAAAGAGGACATAAGAAAATTGTGGTTTTTGTGCCACATTGGCGCAAAGAGGCTTCACGAAAAGATGCACCAATCATTG ATCAAGAAATTCTCACTGAACTGGAGAAGGAAAGAATTTTGATATTTACCCCAGCTCGAATGATCAAAGGAAAAAGAGTGGCTTGCTATGATGACCGCTACATTCTAAAAGTAGCTGATGAGAATAACGGCATTGTTGTCTCCAATGATAATTATCGTGACCTGCTTAATGAGAACAATGGCTTCAAGAAGGTTGTAGAAGAACGCTTGCTCATGTATTCTTTTGTTGAGGACAA ATTCATGCCACCTGATGACCCACTTGGACGCCATGGTCCTAGCTTGGATAATTTTCTACGGAAGACACCAACTGCTCCAGAAACATTACCACCAAACTGTCCATATGGCAAAAAGTGCACATATGGTAACAAATGCAAGTTTTACCATCCAGAACGTGGCAATATGCCACACAAGACTGTGACAGAGAAATTAGCTGAACAATACAAGCAGCAGGAGAAAGTTTTGGAAG cTGAGAAAAACAAGATGCAGCTAAAAAGTAAAGGGAAAAGCCCTCTTTCAAGAAGTAAATCACGCTATGCTGATGGTGGGGATGTACCACAATTATCTGCTGAAGAACAGGAAGAGAAACAACGTCTAGCTAAAGAATACAATGAGAAACTGGATAGATCCAGAAGAGAGATTACACGTTTCACTGAACAGACTGAAGCTAAAGAGAAAGCTGctgcaaacaaaaatatttcagaagttCATTTGTCACAGCACTCACTTTCTAACTTGGATTCTGGTAACCAAGGTAACAAAGCAGTTCATTTTGAAATGTTCAACAGCCCATCATTGGACAAATTTAATAAGTCAACAAAACATCAACAAGAATTTTCAACTTGTGATCATTTAGACATAAACAGAGCACATAGCCTTCCAGCTCAAATTCAAAGTGAAAACTTTGTCTCTGGCCATTTACAATTAGCCAAAAGCTTATCTGGTGAGGAAATTGAGGCAAAGAAAAAGACCCAAAACTCTCCACAGTCTAGTCCTCAACATCCACCATTGTGCCGACAGTCATCAGTTTATGTTGATACAGAACATCATATCAAAGCAAACCCTAGTATGACGCACAAACTTCCTACATGTAACCAGTTTGTCCAGGACATGTTACCTAATCTCTTTCAAAATCACCAAGGAGACTGCATTTTCATACCTGATACAATGTCACCATCTTACTCCTACACTGGTTGTGAAAGCTTTAGTTTCCCTTCTACATCATATCCCTATGGAGTTTCAGACAAGATGATTCTTGGCCAAGCCTTCACACCAAGTGTTACTCGACAGATTAGTCTGCCAAACACTCGGGGACAAGAACGTTACTCACCTTCATATCAAGTTCAAGTACCTGACAAAGGACAGCAAGGGTTTTATGAGACAATTCCAAGCTCTCCAAGCTGTTTGTCTCCAGCGTATTCATGCTCAGTGACAAGCAATAACAATGTATCATTCCCATCATTTATAATGCCACAACAGTTGAAAGTGCTACCTCCTGCCAGACGTTTTTACTCACCTTCATGTTACACCCCCACTCAACAACAAAGCTTACCACAGCAACatatgcaacagcaacaacaaaatcctgTAATGTCCCCTGTGATGTCTACAGCTTCATGGCCGCTTGATAACACAAGCTACTCTGATATGTTGGTTCATCCAACTATGGGCCAAATTCATCCCAGGTACAGCAAATGA